A single window of Methanothermobacter marburgensis str. Marburg DNA harbors:
- a CDS encoding nitrogenase subunit alpha: MPFELFGVDAEIPDRKKHIYVKKQGDPEGDIPACNTTTIPGCMTERGCAFAGAKGVITGAIKDALHVIHSPVGCTAYGYGTKRYPTSQEMPDGSMFPIEKFNLKYITGTDLSESDVVFGGMDKLKRCILEAVREFPEANAVYTYATCTTGLIGDDIDAISREVSEEIGKDVVAINAPGFAGPTQSKGHQVANYTLFEDLVGTAEPPRTTEYDVNLIGEYNIDGDLWVLKKYFEEMGINVLSTFTGDCCHDEIKWMHRAKLSLVRCQRSANYIAKLLEERYGVPYMKVDFFGIEYCRKNLMAIGEYFGIPERAERVIEDRMKKIGPEIQYFKDKLRGKRVWVFSGGPKNWHLPRPLEDELGMEVVAVSTMFEHEDGYEKIKKRVREGTVIVDDPNSLELEEIIEKYRPDIILSGIKEKYLAHKLGVPCILIHSYENGPYIGFEGFLNLARDMYAAIYNPVWDLLEFEEDVN, encoded by the coding sequence ATGCCATTTGAACTGTTTGGCGTCGATGCTGAAATACCCGATAGAAAAAAGCACATCTATGTAAAGAAGCAGGGGGATCCTGAGGGAGACATACCAGCATGCAACACAACAACGATCCCTGGCTGCATGACAGAGAGGGGATGCGCATTTGCAGGTGCAAAGGGTGTGATAACAGGGGCAATAAAGGATGCGCTTCATGTTATCCACTCACCGGTTGGATGCACAGCATATGGTTACGGTACAAAGAGGTACCCCACATCACAGGAAATGCCCGATGGAAGCATGTTCCCCATAGAAAAATTCAACCTAAAATACATAACAGGAACGGATCTGAGTGAGTCGGATGTGGTTTTTGGTGGTATGGACAAACTCAAAAGGTGCATCCTGGAGGCGGTCAGGGAATTCCCTGAGGCAAACGCAGTTTACACCTACGCAACCTGTACAACAGGCCTCATAGGGGACGATATTGATGCAATTTCAAGGGAGGTCTCAGAGGAGATAGGTAAGGATGTTGTTGCAATAAACGCTCCAGGATTTGCAGGTCCAACACAGTCAAAGGGACATCAGGTTGCCAACTACACACTATTTGAGGACCTGGTGGGAACCGCGGAGCCCCCCAGAACCACAGAATATGACGTGAACCTCATAGGGGAGTACAATATCGATGGGGACCTCTGGGTTCTGAAAAAATACTTTGAGGAGATGGGGATAAACGTCCTGAGCACATTCACAGGCGACTGCTGTCACGACGAGATAAAGTGGATGCACAGGGCAAAGCTGAGTCTGGTCAGATGTCAGAGATCAGCAAACTACATTGCAAAGCTCCTTGAGGAGAGATATGGTGTTCCCTACATGAAGGTTGACTTCTTTGGAATAGAATACTGCAGAAAAAACCTCATGGCAATAGGGGAATATTTTGGAATACCCGAGAGGGCAGAGAGGGTGATAGAGGATAGAATGAAAAAAATAGGTCCAGAAATTCAGTATTTCAAAGATAAACTCAGGGGTAAGAGGGTCTGGGTTTTCTCAGGGGGCCCCAAAAACTGGCATCTACCCCGCCCACTTGAGGATGAACTTGGAATGGAAGTGGTTGCAGTTTCAACAATGTTCGAACACGAAGACGGCTACGAGAAGATCAAGAAAAGGGTACGGGAGGGTACAGTGATAGTGGATGACCCCAACTCACTGGAACTCGAGGAGATCATCGAGAAATACAGGCCAGACATCATCCTGTCTGGAATAAAGGAAAAATACCTGGCCCATAAACTTGGAGTGCCCTGCATACTCATCCACTCATATGAAAACGGGCCATACATCGGCTTTGAGGGGTTCCTTAATCTGGCGAGGGACATGTACGCGGCAATATACAATCCTGTATGGGACCTGCTTGAATTCGAGGAGGATGTTAACTGA
- a CDS encoding nitrogenase component 1: protein MPEINVMERGRELVVNPLVTCQPFGAMFATLGIRRGLPLVHGSQGCSTFVRYGLNRHFREPAEIAVTSLHEDAAVFGGRSNIINGVKNLVKRFRPDLVGIVTTCSSEIIGDDVDGFMRVAETELREELGDRFQTKLVHISTPSFVENHFRGYGNAIKSFIETLSREDGDCNHKLNIIPGIVNPGDIREIGHMLGLMDITPIILTDTSDPFDSPLRPSKTEQMPFYPPGGTAVPEIEDSSNSMGTLSLTMYGDEALNTLEKRFRVPGEYSMPIGVRNTDDFVRRAARISEKDVSDELLDERGILIDSMADLSSRYLFGRTAAVYGDPDMVAGISRFLCELGITPLHTCTGTDNELFIDRMKTVAAEADERINVMVKSDLRALEERLSEEPVDLMIGNSDGRLIAQDLGIPLVRVGYPVYDRVGYQRVPITGYRGAVNLLNRITNTVLREYYEPQHWKLQQ from the coding sequence ATGCCAGAAATAAACGTGATGGAGAGGGGAAGGGAGCTTGTGGTAAACCCCCTCGTCACCTGCCAGCCATTCGGTGCAATGTTCGCAACCCTGGGTATAAGGAGGGGTCTGCCCCTGGTTCACGGCTCCCAGGGCTGCAGCACCTTTGTGAGATACGGACTCAACAGACACTTCAGAGAACCCGCAGAGATAGCCGTCACATCGCTCCATGAGGACGCAGCTGTGTTTGGGGGTAGAAGTAACATAATAAACGGTGTTAAAAACCTTGTGAAGAGATTCAGGCCCGACCTTGTGGGAATTGTAACCACCTGTTCAAGTGAAATAATAGGGGATGACGTGGATGGGTTCATGAGGGTCGCTGAAACCGAACTGCGCGAGGAACTTGGAGACAGGTTCCAGACAAAACTGGTTCACATATCAACACCCAGCTTCGTTGAAAACCACTTCAGGGGATATGGAAACGCCATAAAATCATTCATAGAGACCCTGTCTAGGGAGGACGGTGACTGCAACCACAAACTCAACATAATACCAGGTATAGTCAACCCCGGCGACATAAGGGAGATAGGGCACATGCTTGGCCTCATGGACATAACTCCCATAATACTCACCGATACCTCAGACCCCTTTGATTCACCCCTCAGACCATCAAAAACAGAGCAGATGCCATTCTACCCCCCTGGAGGAACAGCTGTTCCTGAAATAGAGGACTCATCAAACAGCATGGGAACACTGAGCCTGACGATGTACGGGGATGAAGCCTTGAACACACTTGAAAAACGATTCAGGGTTCCAGGGGAATACTCTATGCCAATCGGGGTCCGCAATACAGATGACTTTGTCCGCAGGGCAGCCAGGATTTCAGAAAAGGATGTGAGCGATGAACTGCTTGATGAAAGAGGCATACTGATTGACTCCATGGCAGACCTCAGTTCAAGGTACCTATTTGGAAGAACAGCCGCGGTCTACGGGGACCCGGACATGGTGGCAGGAATATCAAGGTTCCTTTGCGAACTTGGAATAACACCACTCCACACCTGCACCGGCACAGATAATGAACTCTTCATTGACAGGATGAAGACGGTGGCAGCCGAGGCAGATGAACGGATAAATGTCATGGTAAAATCAGATCTCAGGGCACTTGAAGAGAGACTCTCAGAGGAACCAGTTGACCTGATGATAGGAAACTCAGATGGTAGACTCATAGCCCAAGACCTCGGGATACCCCTTGTGAGGGTTGGCTACCCGGTATATGACAGGGTGGGCTATCAGAGGGTGCCCATCACAGGTTACAGGGGGGCTGTGAATCTCCTCAACAGAATAACAAACACGGTACTCAGGGAATACTATGAACCACAGCACTGGAAACTGCAGCAGTAA
- the nifE gene encoding nitrogenase iron-molybdenum cofactor biosynthesis protein NifE, which yields MNHSTGNCSSKENFSADTTADLKVEEVPEAVINTLSPRREHFTRSCSGGGPRCNRESLPGMVTQRSCVYGGARVVLMPITDAAHLVHGPVGCAACTWDIRGSRSSKSELYRMGFSTGLEEKDVVFGGEDKLLECILEINEIHSPSAIFVYSTCVSGVIGDDIAAVCRTAENKTGKWVIQVQSEGFRSFNKSLGHQLACDVILRHIIGRGDAEVRENSVNLVGEFNVAGDLWEIKGLLEKMGIHVVSSITGDSTVAEISEAHTAQLNIVQCSKSSGYIAEEMKRKYGIPYINVNFFGIKETMDSLLSISDFFDLNAEERISSMAEKTHEMIRGYRRALEGKKVAIYVGGNKAWSLIRAFRDLGMEVIMSGTQNGLPEDYLKIMEKSGRELILFDDANPVELSELLRKYRPDLVVSGAKEKYLSYKLGIPFCEFNHDRIKPFSGFGGFLNFAEEVKRTLESPIWTLASKKRLSGPGGMSGEA from the coding sequence ATGAACCACAGCACTGGAAACTGCAGCAGTAAAGAGAATTTTTCAGCGGACACCACAGCAGATTTAAAGGTTGAGGAGGTCCCTGAAGCGGTGATAAACACGCTCTCCCCCAGAAGAGAACACTTCACAAGGAGCTGCAGCGGGGGAGGGCCCCGCTGTAATCGTGAATCCCTTCCAGGCATGGTAACCCAGAGGTCCTGCGTGTATGGGGGGGCAAGGGTTGTTCTCATGCCCATAACGGATGCAGCCCACCTTGTGCATGGACCAGTGGGATGCGCGGCATGCACCTGGGACATCAGGGGAAGCAGAAGCTCAAAGTCTGAACTCTACAGGATGGGATTCTCAACCGGCCTTGAGGAAAAGGATGTGGTGTTTGGTGGGGAGGACAAACTCCTTGAATGTATACTGGAGATAAATGAAATCCACTCCCCCTCAGCCATATTCGTCTACTCCACATGTGTTTCAGGCGTCATAGGGGACGACATAGCGGCTGTATGCAGAACAGCAGAAAACAAAACAGGAAAATGGGTAATACAGGTGCAGTCTGAGGGATTCAGAAGCTTCAACAAGTCACTGGGCCACCAGCTAGCCTGCGATGTTATTCTCAGGCACATAATAGGACGTGGAGATGCTGAAGTCAGGGAAAACTCGGTTAACCTTGTGGGAGAGTTCAATGTTGCAGGGGACCTCTGGGAGATAAAGGGTCTACTTGAGAAAATGGGTATTCACGTGGTTTCATCCATAACCGGCGATTCAACGGTGGCTGAAATCTCAGAAGCCCACACAGCGCAGCTTAACATTGTACAGTGCAGCAAATCATCAGGTTACATTGCAGAGGAGATGAAGAGGAAATACGGGATACCCTACATAAATGTCAATTTTTTTGGGATAAAAGAGACCATGGATTCCCTGCTATCGATTTCAGATTTCTTTGATCTCAATGCTGAGGAACGGATCAGCTCAATGGCAGAAAAAACACATGAAATGATCAGAGGCTACAGAAGAGCCCTTGAGGGAAAAAAGGTGGCAATATACGTGGGCGGTAACAAGGCATGGTCCCTTATAAGGGCATTCAGGGACCTTGGAATGGAGGTGATAATGAGCGGAACCCAGAACGGGCTCCCTGAAGACTACCTGAAGATAATGGAGAAGTCAGGAAGGGAACTGATACTCTTTGATGATGCAAATCCAGTTGAACTTTCAGAACTCCTGCGGAAATACAGGCCTGATCTGGTTGTCTCAGGGGCCAAGGAAAAGTACCTCTCCTATAAGCTTGGAATACCCTTCTGTGAATTTAACCATGACAGGATAAAACCATTCTCAGGGTTTGGAGGATTCTTGAATTTTGCAGAGGAAGTTAAAAGGACTCTGGAAAGTCCCATATGGACTCTGGCCAGCAAAAAAAGGTTATCAGGACCAGGAGGCATGTCCGGTGAAGCATAG
- a CDS encoding nitrogenase component 1: protein MKHRSTIINPGIICQPLGAVMAFLGIRGSMPLIHGSQGCSTYMRFQLTRHFREPVNIASSSLSEATVVYGGEENLLRALKTVEEQYSPEVIGVISGCLSETIGDDIDRIVDKHRESGGSEIITVSSPGFRGSHVDGYEAAVKSILRSLVMEHAEPVDRINIINGIMSPADTSEIKNILEGMGVDFLMITDNSESLDEPFDGDPYFITRHGTSIHDIATAGDSMATLNLGGYGGGEFLEKKYGVKNIELPIPAGLEGTDKFLGVLLDLFHSDISRSIRRERGRLMDAMIDSHQYTSGRRVAIFADPSYVVAVTSLVLEMGMQPYVFTGSRSRYFHEKISQFQRKWGFQFPAESGVDISGLKENLAGREVDVLIGNSHCARVARELGVPLLRMGFPVYDRVGSQRIRIAGYGGGISFVDSLTNLILESHYDDGYEIDGDTCDKDSCCI, encoded by the coding sequence GTGAAGCATAGAAGCACCATAATAAACCCTGGAATTATCTGCCAGCCCCTGGGCGCTGTCATGGCATTCCTGGGTATCAGGGGATCAATGCCACTCATACATGGTTCACAGGGTTGCAGCACATATATGAGGTTTCAGCTCACAAGACACTTCAGAGAACCTGTAAATATAGCCTCAAGTTCTCTGAGTGAAGCCACAGTCGTATATGGCGGAGAAGAAAACCTTTTAAGAGCCCTGAAGACAGTTGAAGAACAGTACAGTCCTGAAGTTATAGGTGTAATTTCAGGCTGCCTCTCAGAGACCATAGGAGATGACATTGATAGAATAGTGGATAAACACAGGGAAAGTGGGGGATCTGAGATTATAACTGTCTCATCACCTGGTTTCAGGGGTTCACACGTGGATGGATATGAGGCCGCTGTTAAATCCATTCTCAGATCACTTGTTATGGAGCATGCTGAACCTGTGGATAGAATAAACATTATAAATGGTATCATGAGCCCTGCAGACACCTCAGAGATAAAGAATATCCTTGAGGGAATGGGTGTGGATTTCCTCATGATAACCGATAACTCCGAGTCCCTTGACGAACCCTTCGATGGCGACCCCTATTTTATAACACGTCATGGAACATCCATTCATGACATAGCTACGGCAGGTGACTCCATGGCCACCCTAAACCTTGGGGGGTACGGTGGAGGTGAGTTCCTCGAAAAGAAATACGGGGTTAAGAACATTGAACTCCCGATCCCTGCAGGCCTTGAAGGGACGGATAAATTTTTAGGGGTCCTCCTGGATCTTTTCCATTCAGATATTTCCCGCTCAATCAGGAGGGAGAGGGGTAGACTGATGGATGCAATGATAGATTCCCATCAGTACACCTCAGGGAGGAGGGTGGCCATATTTGCCGACCCATCCTATGTTGTTGCGGTAACATCACTGGTACTTGAGATGGGAATGCAACCATATGTTTTCACAGGTTCCAGGAGCAGATACTTCCATGAAAAAATCAGCCAGTTTCAGAGAAAATGGGGATTTCAATTCCCGGCAGAAAGTGGAGTGGACATATCTGGCTTAAAGGAGAACCTTGCTGGCAGAGAGGTCGATGTCCTTATAGGAAACTCCCACTGCGCAAGGGTCGCCAGGGAACTTGGAGTACCACTCCTGAGGATGGGTTTCCCGGTTTACGACAGGGTGGGGTCCCAGAGAATAAGAATAGCAGGCTACGGCGGGGGGATATCCTTTGTTGACTCCCTCACAAACCTGATACTTGAGAGCCACTATGATGATGGATATGAAATTGATGGTGATACATGTGATAAGGATAGCTGTTGCATCTGA
- a CDS encoding NifB/NifX family molybdenum-iron cluster-binding protein → MKLMVIHVIRIAVASDDGRYVNRHFADADAFIVFERIDNEIKFSEIRKLDGGKIEKHDDRWRRVLDLIDDCEIVICRRIGEKPLEEAKRRGVIVFESDDGIAAAILKSLTELNISCRV, encoded by the coding sequence ATGAAATTGATGGTGATACATGTGATAAGGATAGCTGTTGCATCTGATGACGGCAGATACGTTAACAGACACTTCGCGGATGCAGATGCCTTCATAGTTTTTGAGAGGATTGATAATGAAATCAAATTTTCTGAAATAAGAAAGCTGGATGGGGGAAAAATAGAGAAGCACGACGATAGATGGAGGCGGGTCCTGGACCTTATTGATGATTGTGAAATCGTAATATGCAGAAGGATAGGGGAAAAACCCCTTGAGGAGGCCAAAAGGAGGGGTGTTATAGTCTTTGAATCAGATGATGGAATAGCTGCGGCAATACTGAAATCACTCACGGAACTGAACATATCCTGCAGAGTATAA
- a CDS encoding molybdopterin-dependent oxidoreductase — translation MRVFTTCTRDCPGACGLTVRVEGGVVRSIGGNRGHPHSRGFLCRKTASYHRTRLYSDKRILKPLMRDGNQWRTVSWDEALQTVADVMNRCVDEYGAESIIYYQGFGARTALRLLNRRFFNSLGATTLEGTLCGGTAIEAHKMDFGKRVSHEPRDHLNSRNIFIWGRNPAVTDLNLWRIIRRAQRNGKTIVTVDPLRTETAARADIHCQIKPGTDMYLAIALSKIIVEEGIHDQKFMDNHSENSDVYLNVLDAFSLSELSGITGIPEKMVYELAFTYSDGPSSIIIGWGLQRYFNSHITCRFIDALAAISGNIGIRGGGVSSGFDEYGGFDESVCLEDRRKISMPLFGRDLENLDSPEAKCVFITAGNPVNLGPNSMKTLSALRKMDLVVMVDHFLNDTSYAADIFLPATTFLEETDLVGSYGHPYISPVNAAVKPSGECRSEFWILKRLSEFMGLDNLEGSLMEWLEIIAAPLLDYHGIEIQDLLKRPYRVPGIPEVPFEDFKFYTESRRFILPSEIPSEVGISDEKSLRLLTVMNSEWIGSREPYDEEKLLEVFIHPETLLKTGLEDGETVTLESGAGRTCATVRSSDKVYPGCALSFRGTWLSRGGCINTVIEDGKTERGHGTPYHETRIKIKKRH, via the coding sequence ATGAGAGTCTTCACAACCTGCACAAGGGACTGTCCAGGCGCATGTGGTCTCACAGTCAGAGTTGAGGGGGGAGTGGTCAGGTCCATAGGTGGAAACAGAGGACATCCCCACAGCAGGGGATTTTTATGCAGAAAAACAGCCAGCTACCACAGGACGAGGCTCTACTCAGATAAAAGGATCCTGAAACCCCTCATGAGGGATGGAAATCAGTGGAGGACCGTATCCTGGGATGAGGCTCTTCAAACAGTAGCTGATGTGATGAACAGATGTGTGGATGAATACGGCGCGGAATCCATAATCTACTATCAGGGATTCGGGGCAAGAACGGCCCTTAGACTTCTTAACAGGAGATTTTTCAATTCTCTGGGGGCAACAACCCTTGAGGGAACGCTCTGTGGAGGTACAGCTATAGAGGCCCATAAAATGGATTTCGGGAAAAGGGTATCCCATGAACCACGCGACCACCTCAACAGCAGAAACATATTCATCTGGGGACGTAACCCGGCAGTTACCGACCTTAACCTCTGGAGGATAATAAGGAGGGCCCAGCGCAACGGGAAAACCATCGTCACAGTTGACCCTCTAAGGACCGAGACAGCAGCCAGAGCAGATATCCACTGCCAGATTAAACCTGGCACCGATATGTACCTTGCAATTGCACTTTCAAAGATCATCGTGGAGGAGGGAATTCACGACCAGAAGTTTATGGATAATCATTCAGAGAACTCCGATGTCTACCTGAACGTCCTTGATGCCTTCAGCCTCTCTGAACTATCAGGGATCACAGGGATTCCCGAAAAAATGGTGTATGAACTTGCCTTCACCTATTCGGATGGTCCGAGCAGCATAATCATTGGCTGGGGGCTGCAGCGGTACTTCAACTCCCACATAACCTGCAGGTTCATAGATGCACTCGCCGCCATATCAGGCAATATAGGGATCAGGGGAGGGGGCGTCAGCAGCGGATTTGATGAATACGGCGGTTTTGATGAATCGGTCTGCCTTGAAGACAGAAGAAAAATATCCATGCCGCTTTTTGGAAGGGACCTTGAGAATCTGGATTCACCAGAGGCAAAATGCGTCTTCATAACTGCAGGCAACCCGGTGAACCTGGGCCCTAATTCAATGAAAACCCTGAGTGCCCTCAGAAAAATGGATCTTGTGGTCATGGTCGACCACTTCCTCAACGACACATCATATGCTGCCGACATATTTCTTCCAGCAACAACCTTCCTTGAGGAAACAGATCTGGTGGGCAGTTACGGCCACCCCTATATCTCTCCGGTAAATGCGGCAGTCAAGCCCTCAGGGGAATGCCGGTCAGAATTCTGGATTTTAAAGAGACTATCAGAGTTCATGGGCCTTGATAACCTGGAGGGATCCCTAATGGAATGGCTTGAAATTATAGCAGCACCCCTCCTTGATTACCATGGAATAGAGATCCAGGATCTTCTAAAAAGACCATACCGGGTGCCTGGAATTCCAGAGGTTCCATTTGAGGATTTCAAATTCTATACAGAGAGCAGAAGGTTCATCTTACCATCAGAAATCCCCTCAGAGGTCGGAATTTCGGATGAAAAATCTCTTAGACTTTTAACAGTAATGAACTCTGAGTGGATAGGATCCAGAGAACCATATGATGAAGAGAAGCTACTGGAGGTCTTTATACATCCAGAGACCCTATTAAAAACAGGATTGGAAGATGGTGAAACCGTGACCCTTGAATCAGGTGCGGGCAGAACATGTGCAACTGTAAGGTCCTCTGATAAGGTGTATCCTGGATGCGCCCTGTCATTCAGGGGCACCTGGCTCTCAAGGGGCGGGTGTATAAATACCGTAATCGAGGATGGAAAGACAGAGAGGGGCCATGGAACACCCTACCATGAGACCAGAATAAAAATTAAAAAGCGTCATTGA
- a CDS encoding DUF2097 domain-containing protein, whose amino-acid sequence MIYLKKENRIATCDELCRYIREEVKPGDTVRLSLGRVYIPGKVVTNNAGVIQIKIDSDLIKGLTTIDVEKLKEYLIELEHECEGGVCVIEAVDE is encoded by the coding sequence GTGATTTATTTGAAAAAGGAAAATAGAATTGCAACCTGCGATGAACTCTGCAGGTACATAAGGGAAGAGGTTAAACCAGGGGATACTGTGAGGCTATCCCTCGGCCGCGTATACATTCCTGGAAAGGTTGTCACCAACAACGCGGGCGTCATACAGATAAAGATAGACAGTGACCTAATAAAGGGTCTTACAACGATTGACGTTGAGAAGCTGAAGGAATACCTCATCGAACTGGAGCACGAATGTGAGGGTGGGGTATGCGTAATTGAGGCTGTTGATGAATGA
- a CDS encoding DUF128 domain-containing protein, producing MAEETNQKMMEILRILAEHDDVLGAKIIASELKKKGYDLGERAVRYHMRILDEKGLTERVGYAGRRITEKGLQEINRGLVYDQVDFIFSKFESMIYRTSFNPDTLEGKVVVNTSRISPESIETLKYVMKNGFCLSPRVRLEEHDGEFVISTICGTTVDGLLLMNGIPVIPQFGGLVRFEESRPVNFRELIAYKKTSMTPLEAFTSENMTSVLDVIENGEGTVPANLRLIPGTAREEAMKLFRKLEGADISGVLKVGDPGEDVLGVPVADGMVGVAIIGGITPLCAIQEAGYMAEIKLAENLIDFRNLEPLVKPEGSLMASAPERGVRVRFLLSKAWNLINRVDFNHRDFSGRIIANISLVKREDLDEALEIIRDVLGKRPEFSTLPLIGITDEGEMAGIATVCSLTLDGILIKNGIMSTPKYGGLLEVGVRDPRFVELTAYSGSSLDPHEIYVSKNMTAVLEALDGPGRVLASLREVPYLARDHTTDLIEDLSEAGFSILKIGKPSEIVYNARVEKYHAGIVTPGGLNPLAAVREAGIDIRIKAVEGLMELKEFMYVDEV from the coding sequence ATGGCTGAAGAGACCAACCAGAAGATGATGGAGATCCTGAGGATCCTTGCAGAGCACGACGACGTCCTTGGGGCAAAGATAATAGCATCAGAACTTAAAAAGAAGGGCTACGACCTAGGAGAACGTGCTGTCAGATACCACATGCGCATACTTGATGAAAAGGGCCTTACAGAAAGGGTTGGTTACGCCGGAAGAAGGATAACAGAAAAGGGGCTGCAGGAGATAAACCGTGGCCTCGTCTACGACCAAGTGGACTTCATATTCTCAAAGTTTGAGAGTATGATCTACCGTACAAGTTTCAACCCTGATACCCTTGAGGGGAAGGTGGTTGTAAACACATCAAGGATATCCCCTGAATCCATCGAAACCCTGAAATATGTTATGAAAAACGGTTTCTGTTTGAGCCCCCGTGTCAGGCTCGAAGAACACGATGGGGAGTTTGTAATAAGTACCATCTGCGGAACAACGGTTGATGGTCTTCTGCTCATGAATGGAATCCCTGTAATACCCCAGTTTGGGGGGCTTGTGAGGTTCGAGGAGAGCAGGCCCGTGAACTTCAGGGAACTCATAGCATACAAGAAAACATCTATGACCCCCCTGGAGGCATTCACATCCGAGAACATGACCTCAGTTCTGGATGTCATTGAAAACGGAGAGGGGACCGTACCTGCAAATCTCCGTCTCATACCTGGAACCGCAAGGGAGGAGGCCATGAAACTCTTCAGAAAACTTGAGGGAGCCGATATATCAGGCGTCCTCAAGGTGGGCGATCCAGGGGAGGATGTCCTAGGAGTCCCTGTGGCTGATGGAATGGTTGGGGTTGCCATCATAGGAGGAATAACTCCACTCTGCGCAATACAGGAGGCAGGTTACATGGCTGAGATCAAGCTGGCAGAGAACCTCATTGACTTCAGAAACCTGGAACCCCTCGTAAAACCTGAGGGGAGTTTGATGGCATCTGCACCTGAAAGGGGTGTCAGGGTCAGATTCCTGCTTTCAAAGGCCTGGAACCTCATAAACAGGGTTGATTTCAACCACAGGGATTTTTCTGGGAGGATAATTGCAAACATATCCCTGGTTAAAAGAGAGGATCTTGATGAAGCCCTCGAGATCATACGTGACGTCCTGGGGAAGCGCCCCGAATTTTCAACCCTGCCACTTATAGGAATCACGGATGAGGGTGAAATGGCTGGAATTGCAACTGTCTGCAGCCTCACCCTGGACGGGATACTCATAAAGAACGGAATCATGTCCACACCAAAGTATGGGGGCCTCCTTGAGGTTGGAGTTAGGGATCCCCGCTTTGTTGAGCTAACAGCCTACAGCGGCTCATCCCTGGACCCCCATGAGATCTACGTTTCAAAGAATATGACTGCAGTTCTTGAAGCCCTTGATGGTCCGGGCAGGGTACTTGCAAGTCTCCGTGAGGTGCCCTACCTTGCAAGGGATCACACCACAGACCTCATTGAAGATCTATCAGAAGCAGGTTTCAGCATACTGAAAATTGGCAAACCCAGTGAGATAGTCTACAACGCCCGTGTGGAGAAGTACCATGCGGGGATAGTGACCCCTGGAGGCCTGAATCCCCTTGCAGCTGTCCGTGAGGCAGGTATCGATATAAGGATAAAGGCCGTTGAGGGGCTCATGGAACTTAAGGAATTCATGTATGTTGACGAGGTGTAA